GTCGACGAGGTGGACCCGCCAGCTCTCGTCGCCGTCCCGGTCGCGCAGGTAGAAGAGGGTCCGGTCGTCGTGGCACAGGCCGTACGTCCGGATGCCGCGGCCCCGGTCGTGCGTGACGGGCCTCGCCTCCTCGGGCCGGTCCACGGGCGCCGTCCAGACGTTCAGCACGCCGTCGTCCGGGGCCAGGTAGACGAGCCGGGTCCCGTCCGGCGAGATCTCGGGCACGAGGTACGACGGGTTGCCGAACAGGACGGAGTGCGGGATCAGCGGTACGGCTTCGGTGGTCACGGTTCCCTTCCCGGGGTGGGTTGGCGGGGGCCGCGCTCCGAGAACCACCAGTCGCGGAGCCCGGGGAACTGCGCGACCGCCTCGTCGGTGTCGAGCGGCGGGGCCGCGGAGCGGCCGGCGGAGGGCCTCGGGAGAGGCGCCCCGGAGGGGACCAGCGTCTGGGCGCGGAACAGCCGGGTCATCAACACCGGGCTGCTGAGCACTGCTTGGGACACCCGGGCCCGCATCCGCTGCCCGGCTGCGGAGCCGGAGCCCTCCACGGAGCCGGAGCCCGAGCCCGAGCCCGAGCCCGAGCCGGAGCCCTCGGCGGATCCGGAGCCCCCGGCGGATGCGGAACCCTCCGCGAAGGCCCGTACCCGGTCCTGTTCGGTCGCCATCCTCCAGGACTCGGCGGCCGCTTCCGCCACCGCCGCCTGGACGGCGGGCAGCGCCGAGGGCCGGGCGCCGCGCTCCGCCAGCTCCCGGTCCAGCCGCAGGGCGCCGAGCAGCGCGACGGACATCCCGTGCGAGTACACGGGGTTCACCGCCGTCAGCGCGTCGCCGATGACCAGGAACCCGTCGGGCAGGGGCAGCCGCTCGAAGTACCTCCGGCGGTTCGCGGTGGCGCGGAACGGCCTTACGCCGCCCAGGGGTTCGGCCGCCGCCAGCAGCTCCGCCACGATCGGCGAGCGCAGCGAGCGCGCGCCGTCCGTGAATCCCGGCTCGTCCACCGGCGGTCTGGCGGCGCGCGTGCCGGTCAGGGTGAAGATCCAGCGTCTGCCCTCGATGGGGAACAGCGTGGCCCCGTACCCCGGACGGCCGCTCGAAGGGCGCGGGTGCAGCATGATCGCCGGGAGGTCGGCGGCGAGGCCGGGGGGCGCCCGGTAGATCCTGGTGGAGTACGCCAGTCCCGGGTCGACCACCTCCTCCTCCACGCCGGGTCCGCCGATCCCGGTCAGCCAGCGCCCGGCCCGCGAGCGCCGGCCCGTCGCGTCCACCACGAGGTCGGCGCGCAGGGTCGCCTCGGAGCCGTCCTCGCCCGTGACCCGGACACCGGTCACGCGCGATGCGTCCCCCACGAGCCCCAGGACCCGGGTGCGCTCCCGTACGGTGACCGCCCCGCCGGCCAGGGCCCGCTGCCGGATGACGTGGTCCATCAGCCAGCGGCTGCACGAGACCATGAAGGCCCCGGTCTCGTGACGGCGGAACCAGCCGTCCGCGCTCAGGATCAGCGCGCCGTCCGGCAGGCCCCGGCGGTGCGCTCCCCGGGCGAGGAGCGCCTCCAGCGTTCCCGGGAGCAGGGTGTCCAGGGCCTGGGCGCCGGCGGTCACCAGCACGTGGCTGTGGAAGGCCTGCGGCAGCCCCGGGCGGACGCCCGGGCCGGCCGGGTACCGGCCGCCCTCGACGACGGTGACCTCGTCGACGTGCCGGGAGAGCACCCGGGCCACCAGCACGCCCGCGAAGCCCCCGCCGAGGACGACGGCCTTGGTCATGACCGCGCGGCCGGCTCGCTCCGTGTGGCCTGCGTGCCGGATTCCGTCTCCTCCATGAGGTCGGCTTCGATCATGGAGCCGATGAAGGCGTCCACTTCCGCGCGGATGCGGGCCGTCATCACGGGGTTGTGCCCGGCGAACAGCAGCGACAGGTTGTTGACGACCGTCTCGCGGTCCCCGTCGCTCTCCACGAGCGCCCAGATCTGGGCGGCCGTCGAATTCAGGGTACGGAAGTCGCCGGACTCGCTGTGGTAGAGCGAGATGCCGTCCCCGCTCTCCTGCCAGATCACCGCGTCACTGATGTGCAGGGACATCTCCCAGCCTCCTGTTCACCGGCATGATCGGAATCAGTTCGCCCACCTTGATCGCGGGCACGGGCTCCGCCGGGCGGACCCAGGTCTTCCACTGCTCGTGGGCCTCGTGCACCTCCCCGCTGGCGACCAGCCGCGGGACGGTCATCTCCTCGCCACCCAGGGCGAGTTCGGCGCGGGTCACCCCGGTCTCCTGCCACAGCTGGGTGGTGACTCCGTGCCGCAGGATCCGGCACAGGTGGCGGCTGTTGCGCCGCAGGTCACCGGACTCCGACATGTGCGCGGCCCGGCAGCCGCCGCCGCAGCTCGCCTTGATGTAGCACTTCTCGCAGTCGGCGTGGAACTCCCCGCCGTACACGGTGCTCTGCCGCATCGAGGTCAGGATCGGGCTGGCGAAGATCTCCGACAGCCGCTGCTTCCGGATGTTCCCGGCGAACTCCCCCTTGCCCGTGATGAGTTTGCACGGGTAGACGTCGCCGAGGGAGTTGACGTAGATCTCGTTGCCGCCCATGCCGCAGTTGCCCTTGACCGAGCACGCGGTGACGGGCCTCGGCCCGTCCGGCTTGAGCTTGCCGGCGACCGGCGAGGTCCAGACGAGCTGCTGCACCTTCAGGTGGTCCTGCCAGCCGAAGTCGTAGTCGTCGCCGACGCCCCGGCCGAGGTCGTTGTGGTTCATCAGGCGGACGCTGTGGATCTCGATCCCGTCGAGGAAGGAGGCGAAGTCCTCCAGCTCGTGGACGTTGTCCGAGGTGACGATGTGGTTGATGGCCGGCGCCACGCCGGCGGCGTTGAGGAGCTGGATCGCCCGGTGGGTCTTGGCGAACGCGCCCTTGCCGCGGGTGCGGTCGTGGGTCTCGGCCGTCCCTCCGTCGAGGCTCACGGTGACGGCGTCGAAGAGCTCGGCGAAGCGCTTGGCCTTCTCCTCGGTCCGGATCATCGTCGCGTTGGTGATGATGTTGACCTTCAGGCCGCTGTTCTTCGCGTGCTCGACGATCTGGAAGAGGTCCTTGCGGAGCATCGGCTCGCCGCCGGTGAAGATGATGGTCCCGGCGCCGAAGTCGGCGATCTGCGAGACCAGGTCCAGGGATTCGGCGGTGTCGAGCTCGCCCGGAAGGCACTTCTCGGAGGAGGCGTAACAGTAGGGACAGCGGAGGTTGCAGCCGTCGGTGATGGCATAGTACGCGACGCCCAGGGGCGGTTCGCTCAGCCTGACCTTGGGCTTGTTGCCGTTGAAGTACACGATCCAGTTCAGGATGAGCTTGGCGAGGACGCGTTCCGTCGCGTCGTTCTGCTCCAGCCCCGGCTGTTCCCCCCGGGCCCGGGCGGACGCCAGGGTTTCGAGGACTTGAAACTCACGTCCGGAGAGGACGCACCGGGCGGCCACCTCCGGGTTGACCACGAGGTGGTCCTCACCGTGCACGAAGTACGTCAGGTCGTTGGGCACCTCGAACAACGACAGGTTCCGAACCAGGTTTCCGCGCATCCCGCCTCCTCTCTGGGCTGACACAGGCGCGGCCCGACGCGAGTAGCCGCCGGACCCCGCCTGTGGAACGGTCAGTTCTCGGCCTGGCCCGATCCCGACCAGAGACCGCAGGCACAGAGCATCGCGGCGTCGAAGCCCTCCTTCGTGGCCTCCGGGGAGGTCCAGTCCTGGGAGTGCGCCACCACGTCGGGCAGGATCGCCGCGAGGCGGGTCTTCGTCGAGATGAGGACCTTGGTCTCCTCGGGAGTCAGGCTGGCGTAGAACTCTTCGAGGGCGGGCGCCATCGTGCCTCCGATGACGCCGGCCGCACGCAGGGACTCCAGGGCGTTGAAGGTCATGCTTCCACCTTTCGCTGTCGCGTTCGATCGGGGACGCAACCGAGACTGCGCGCGGCGGACCCGTGAAACAACCCCACGAATGTGGGTTGTGCGGGAGCGACGAAGGGGACATACGCAACGCGGGCGAGCGTCTTCCGACAGCGCATCGGGACGGCTGGAACGCGCCGCGCACGGGTGTTGACGATCTCCAGACCGTGCCTCACGCTCATACCACAGCCGTTGTGAAGCTCATGTGAAGCGAACGTGGAAATCGGGATCAATGGAGCGCCCACCCGGCGGCCGGCGGCCCGTCGGACGACCCGAGAGGTGCGATGAACCCCACCGGCTTAGGCATCGTGCACATATCGCTGTTGCCAGGCTTCGTCTGCCGCACCGACCAGCGGATCACCGATCTCAGCGACATCCAGCAACGGCTCGTCGCCGCCCTGGTGCTCGGCGACCGCCCGCTCCGGCGCGGTGAGCTGGCCGCCCGGCTGTGGCCCGATGCCCCGCCCGACCGGGCGGGTGCCCGGTTGCGCCAGACCTTGTGGCGGCTGAATCAAGCCACGGACGGGGGCCTGCTGAGGGTCTCGCACACCACCGTCGCCCTCGCCGATCACGTCGAGGTGGACTACCGGGCGGCGGCGAGGCTGATCGCGGCGGAGAGCGGTGCGGTCGGGGCGGCCGCGGCGACGGCGATGGCGGGCGAGGACCGTCTGCCGCAGGCGTGGAGCGTACTGCGCCACCCGCTGCTGAACGACTGGGACGACGACTGGCTCGTACCGTTCCAGGAGAAGTGGAAGGTCCAGCGCGTCCAGACCCTGGAGCGCCTCGCCGAGCGGTTCCTCCAGCGCCGGCAGCACGCCGCGGTGCTCGAACTGGCCGACGCCGCGACCCAGGCCGACCCGCTGCGGGAGGCACCCCGGCGGATCGCCGTGCAGTCGTGCCTGTTCGTCGGCGAGGTGGCCGACGCGCACCGCCGCTACCGCGGCTATCAGGAGCTGCTCTCCGCGGAGCTGGGCGTGGCGCCGAGCGGCGCCATCCCACAACTGCTCAGACAGGACCGCGAGCGACAGCTCGCCCTGGCGGCGGAGTTCTGACCGGGGGCCGTCGTACCACAGCCGGTACGACGGCCACCGCCGGGTCGACGGCCACCGCCGGTCCGACGGCCCCTCCGGTACGACGACGCCCTCCGGTCCGAAGGCGCCCTCCCGCCCCTCCCTCAGTGCAGGTCGGCCCGTTCGGCGGTGTCGTCGATGAAGCCGCCCGACTGGTGCTGCCACAGCTTGGCGTAGGCGCCGTCCTCGTCGAGCAGCTGGTGGTGCGTGCCCTGCTCGACGATCCGCCCGCGGTCGAGGACGACGAGCTGGTCCATGGTGGCGACCGTGCTCAGCCGGTGCGCGACCACGAGCGCGGTCCGCCCGGCCATCAGCCGCCACAGCGCGTCCTGGACCAGGATCTCGCTCTCGGAGTCCAGGGCGCTGGTCGCCTCGTCGAGGAGCAGGATCGGCGCGTCGCGCAGGATCGCCCGGGCGAGGGCGACCCGCTGGCGCTGGCCGCCGGACAGCTTCACCCCGCGCTCGCCCACCATGGTGTCGAAGCCGTCCGCCAGCCCGTCGGCGAACTCCGTGACGTGCGCCGCC
This genomic interval from Streptomyces sp. NBC_00193 contains the following:
- a CDS encoding BTAD domain-containing putative transcriptional regulator, whose amino-acid sequence is MNPTGLGIVHISLLPGFVCRTDQRITDLSDIQQRLVAALVLGDRPLRRGELAARLWPDAPPDRAGARLRQTLWRLNQATDGGLLRVSHTTVALADHVEVDYRAAARLIAAESGAVGAAAATAMAGEDRLPQAWSVLRHPLLNDWDDDWLVPFQEKWKVQRVQTLERLAERFLQRRQHAAVLELADAATQADPLREAPRRIAVQSCLFVGEVADAHRRYRGYQELLSAELGVAPSGAIPQLLRQDRERQLALAAEF
- a CDS encoding NAD(P)/FAD-dependent oxidoreductase encodes the protein MTKAVVLGGGFAGVLVARVLSRHVDEVTVVEGGRYPAGPGVRPGLPQAFHSHVLVTAGAQALDTLLPGTLEALLARGAHRRGLPDGALILSADGWFRRHETGAFMVSCSRWLMDHVIRQRALAGGAVTVRERTRVLGLVGDASRVTGVRVTGEDGSEATLRADLVVDATGRRSRAGRWLTGIGGPGVEEEVVDPGLAYSTRIYRAPPGLAADLPAIMLHPRPSSGRPGYGATLFPIEGRRWIFTLTGTRAARPPVDEPGFTDGARSLRSPIVAELLAAAEPLGGVRPFRATANRRRYFERLPLPDGFLVIGDALTAVNPVYSHGMSVALLGALRLDRELAERGARPSALPAVQAAVAEAAAESWRMATEQDRVRAFAEGSASAGGSGSAEGSGSGSGSGSGSGSVEGSGSAAGQRMRARVSQAVLSSPVLMTRLFRAQTLVPSGAPLPRPSAGRSAAPPLDTDEAVAQFPGLRDWWFSERGPRQPTPGREP
- a CDS encoding PqqD family protein, yielding MSLHISDAVIWQESGDGISLYHSESGDFRTLNSTAAQIWALVESDGDRETVVNNLSLLFAGHNPVMTARIRAEVDAFIGSMIEADLMEETESGTQATRSEPAARS
- the stsB gene encoding StsB family radical SAM/SPASM domain sactipeptide maturase, which gives rise to MRGNLVRNLSLFEVPNDLTYFVHGEDHLVVNPEVAARCVLSGREFQVLETLASARARGEQPGLEQNDATERVLAKLILNWIVYFNGNKPKVRLSEPPLGVAYYAITDGCNLRCPYCYASSEKCLPGELDTAESLDLVSQIADFGAGTIIFTGGEPMLRKDLFQIVEHAKNSGLKVNIITNATMIRTEEKAKRFAELFDAVTVSLDGGTAETHDRTRGKGAFAKTHRAIQLLNAAGVAPAINHIVTSDNVHELEDFASFLDGIEIHSVRLMNHNDLGRGVGDDYDFGWQDHLKVQQLVWTSPVAGKLKPDGPRPVTACSVKGNCGMGGNEIYVNSLGDVYPCKLITGKGEFAGNIRKQRLSEIFASPILTSMRQSTVYGGEFHADCEKCYIKASCGGGCRAAHMSESGDLRRNSRHLCRILRHGVTTQLWQETGVTRAELALGGEEMTVPRLVASGEVHEAHEQWKTWVRPAEPVPAIKVGELIPIMPVNRRLGDVPAHQ
- a CDS encoding StsA-related sactipeptide RiPP; the protein is MTFNALESLRAAGVIGGTMAPALEEFYASLTPEETKVLISTKTRLAAILPDVVAHSQDWTSPEATKEGFDAAMLCACGLWSGSGQAEN